DNA from Pirellulaceae bacterium:
CGGCTCCCAGGCTTGATGCGGCTTGGCTGATTCTTTCGAGCGGATGCGTGCCACCCAGGCACAGCAGGCCGGACATTCCACCCAATAACAAATGGGTAGGTAGTAATACCACATCTGTGCCGTCACCACACCGCTGGTTGGCCAGTGGGAACCCCATCTGCTGACTCAGTTGCGGACTGAGACATCCATCAGCCAGCAGTTCGATGACCGGCGCATTGTGTTTTTTCGCAGCAGTCAATGCCTGAGCACGCTGCGCCGCTGCCGTCTGAGAGTCTAAGTTATTCGGACTCACCAACAAGATCGCCTGATCGTGGCGATTGGACAACGCTTGTTGCCAGTCGCTGGCTTCTACGCCGTTGACGGTACCAACTTCGGACACTGAATTGCCCCAGGCAGCGGCTTGCCGTTGAACGTCACCTACGCCAGCCAGACGCACGCAATCGGTTCGAGCCATTACCAAACCGCCGGGAGCTAACGTGCGAGAAACCAACTGCAGTCCGCCCAACATGTCGCTCAACCACAAATGATTGCAGCCAGCCAAGCAATGTCTGACCGCCTCGTTGGACCGTCGCATAGTTCGTTGTCGGTCATGATAGGCGGTTGCGGCGCGCGCATACGACCATGCGGCCGAGGAGATGATCGGCCAGCGATCCGCGTTTGACAGAAATAAGCTGCCAGTGGCATTCAGCAATTCACTATCTGGGCCGACGCTGTCCCCAGCAAGGGAACTTAGCCAACTGCGTACTTGCTGCCAAGCTTCATGAGCCTGCTGCAGCGGATTGACATCCTTCAAGCCCACTTTGCTGAGCGCATCACGGACTTTATGGGACAGTTCGGGACGCTGCAGGGCATCCACGACCTTTTCAAACGCAGCTACGGGCAACAAGTCTTCCAACCGACTGGGTATTTTCGCCATTTCAATCCCTACATTTTCAAGCCGCATCGCGCAGCAGTTGATATCGATTCTAGCGATTGTAATCCCGATACCAAGGACAGCACACTTCTTGGGCGGCCTGGGCTGCCTGGGATTGCATGTTTTCCAAGTGGCGAGGCTGAATATGGCCTAAGATTCGAAGATTGTTGAATCTATTGGCCCGCATCAAGCCGTCCGCATCGCTCGAAAATGACAAACTTTCGAATCAAACAATCGCAGTCCCCGCTCCGCGCGGTTTTACGAGTTTGCGACGCGATCACCATTGCAGTCAGTTTGTATGCCAGTCAATGGCTGGCTGGCCAGCCTACCAGCCAAAGCACGGCAGCCGCGATTGCAATTGCAATTGTGATTTACCTGTTGGTCAGCGAATTTTCGGCTGCCGTCAGCACAAGCACGGAAAGAACTCCAAATTCGGAATTGCTCAAGACTGCATTCAATTGGTCGTTCACGGTGTTGTGCTTGTCCTTAGTCGCGTTCTTTACCCGCCATGGCGAGTATTTCGCACGTAGCAGTATACTAAGTTGGATTGCGTTAACTGGTGCCAGCTTGGGCCTAGTCAATATCCTCCTGCGCCTCGCAACCGACATGTTCTTCTCAGCCGCTTGGAGTAGACGTAGGTGCGCCGTGGCCGGCTTGAACGAACTGGGCTGGCAATTGTTACAGAATTCTCAGGCTAATCCAGAATGCGGTTTAGATGTAGTTGCATTCTATGACGACCGTATCAAGAGCCGCCACCAGTTAGGCGATGAAGTCGTCAATCTGTATCGCGGTAAACTGGAAGAGTTAGTTGCAGAAGCCAAAGCAGGAAGGTTGGATACAGTCTTCGTGACGTTGCCGATGCGAGCGGAGAGCCGCATACGATGGTTGCTGGATGAGCTGGCAGATACCACGAGCAGCGTCTATATCGTACCCGACTTCTTCGTATTCGAATTGCTGCATTCGCGATGGAATTCGATCGGAGGACTGCCAGCCGTTTCCGTCTTTGAGTCCCCGCTGTATGGAGTGGATGGTTTAGTCAAGCGACTGTTTGATATCGCCGCCGCCTCAGCAGCCTTAGTTGCCTTGCTGCCGGTGTTCGTGGTATGCGGATTGCTGGTCAAGCGATCGTCGCCCGGACCGGTGTTCTTCCGCCAGTTGCGCTATGGTCTTGATGGCAAGAAAATCTGGGTTTGGAAATTCCGCACCATGCGCACTTGCGAAAATGGCGCGGAGGTACGTCAAGCGACTAAGGGCGACCCGCGCATTACAGCTATTGGCGCAGTCTTGCGTCGAACGAGCTTGGATGAACTGCCGCAACTGCTGAATGTGATTGAAGGCAGTATGTCGTTGGTTGGGCCACGGCCACACGCCAGCGCGCACAATGAACACTATCGCAAGCTCATTCGCGGTTATATGCTGCGCCACAAAGTCAAGCCTGGAATTACCGGCTTGGCCCAAGTTCAGGGGTGTCGCGGCGAGACGGAAACCCTAGACAAAATGCAAAAGCGCATTGAATTCGACCACAAATACATACAGCACTGGTCGCTGTGGATGGATGTCAAGATTCTGCTACGCACCTGCCTGGTGGTATTCAGGCAGGAAAACGCCTACTAGGGCAAAGTTTTCTGCAGTGGGGCTCGGATCGCTCCACAGGCGGTTTCTAAATGCAGGACAAATGCACCGTCACTGCCGGTGATTGGCGCACAGGCTCTGATTGCTACGATAAGCGCCGTGATGTAGCTGAAGTCGCTCGCGCGTTTTGTAGTTGCGCACTTCATGTTTTGTGGACCGGAAATACCCCATGAGCTGGTTGTTCGTACTCAGCCTTTGGCGGTCATCGTACTCATACTCGAACAGTGCGTTTCGAGTACGAGCAGGAGTACCATTGCATTGAGTACAAGTACGATTCCAGGACCAAAAGCGCAACTTCAAAACTCGCGCGGTTGTCCAATGGGGTGACCACCATCTGCTGACATTGGCTACGGAGCTACAATTATGGGCAGTATGCACCTCAGGGTTGTCGTGGTCGCTACTCGGTTCAAAATACCGGCATTGTCTTTTCAGCGCAGTTCACAATCGGAGCTAACTAACATGTTGTCGAAAATAACCTACTTTGCTGGGGCCAAACCGGCGCTTCACCGCTTACGTCCGAACTTGGCGATCACCATAGCACTAAACGCATTGGTTCTGATGTGTATCTCTTGCGAATCCAAAAAGCCTGAACAACCAGCGGCCGAAAACGCAGCCCCCGCCCCGCCGCCTATGGCAGCGCAACCTGCCGAGGTGGGCGTCGGTAAGCAGGGGGCGAGTATGGAGAATGACACGGCCGCCGACAGGCTCATTACGGGGCCGGCGATTCAATTATTTCAAGCTCGCCAGCGCGCTGTGTTTGACGTGCAGATACCTCATGCACTAAATCTATACAAGGCGCTAAATGGCGCCGCACCTAAGAGTCACGATGAATTTGTGCGCGAGATTCTGCAAGCCAACTCAATTTCGCTGCCAGAGCTGAAGGAGGGAATGGTGTATCGCTACAATCCTGAAAAACAAGAGCTGTGGGTCTATCCGGCCAATCAAGCTCCCAACTAGCCAAGCTCCCAACTAGCCAAGCTGTCAACTAGCCAAGCTGTCAACTAGCGGGCTGTCAACTTGCGGGCTGTCATTTGGGCGGGAGGCCGATAGGGCTAGACCAGCAACCCCAGTGTCTAGACGGAGGACAATCCATTGAACCAACGCAAAAGCATTGACCCAACGCGAAAGCGACACTCGTTGCTAATTCGCGGCTCGTCGGGCTGGCTGCTGATCTTCAGTCACTGCCTCATGCCGGCGGTCTTCACTTCGTCCGACCGTGATTTGTATGGCGTGCAGCATTGCTCCGGCCTTGTTCAGCGTTTCCTGGTACTCGGCTGACGGAACACTGTCGGCCACGATTCCGGCCCCAGCTTGGATATAGATCTTGTTATTGCAAAAGACGATGGTTCGCAGAGCGATACAGGTATCCATGTTGCCGTTGTAATCCAGGTGGCCGACGGCACCAGCGTAAGGCCCACGGCGATGTGGTTCGATTTCGTCGATAATTTCCATGGCCCGCACTTTGGGTGCTCCCGATACGGTACCGGCTGGCAAGCAAGCCTTGAGCGCATCCATCGCGGTCAGCTCGGGTCTGAGCCGCCCTTGTACATTCGAGCTAATATGCATGACGTGACTGTAGCGCTCGACAACCATGACATCGCTCAGTTCAACACTGCCATATTGGGCGACGCGACCGATGTCGTTCCGGCCCAGGTCTACCAGCATCACGTGCTCAGCTCGTTCTTTGGGATCGGCCAGCAGTTCCGCAGCCAATTCAGCGTCTTCTCGGTCATCTTTGCCACGTCGTCTGGTACCTGCCAGCGGGCGCACTGTGGTTACACCGTCCATGACGCGGCACATTACTTCGGGCGACGAGCCAACCAAAGTGACGGCTGGTGTGCGCACGTAGAACATAAAAGGACTGGGATTCACGACTCGCAGCGTACGGTAAACTTCAAAGGGATCGCACAGTTGCGGCAGCTCCAACCGCTGTCCGATAACCACCTGAAAAATATCGCCCGCACGGATGTATTCAACGCACTTCCCGACAGCCAGCTCGAACTCAGGCTGCGTAAAATTGCTAGTGGGAGTCAACTGCATGCAGGAATCCATTTCAAAATCTTCTAACGGACTGGGCGGTAACGGGCGCTCCATGCGCTTGCACAATTCGTCCACTCGATAGGCACCGTCTGCCAAGGCGTCAGCAACATCTTTAAACTCGGACAGTCGCACGTAGGCTACGACAAACAGCGACTTGGTGACGTGATCGAAAATCACCAGGTCGTCGAATAGCGAAAAATCCAGATCGGGCAAACCGCGGTCATCGGTCGGAGGATTCGGCAAGTTTTCCACATAGCGCACTACGTCGTAACTGGCATACCCAAATGCGCCACCGGTCAGGGGAGGCAATTCTGGCAAACGGGCGGTGCGCTTTCCCGAGACGGTTTCCCATAGAGCCTGCAATGGATCAGCGACCTGTTCTTCCGTAACGGTCTGTCCGCGCTGGATGGTTAAAATATTGCCGCTGGCGGAGATGCGCTGATAGGGCGCGACGGCCACCAGGCTGTAACGGCCAACCTTTTCTCCGCCAATCACGCTTTCCAGCAGAATTGCCGACGGGCTATCAGGTTCCAATAGTTGAAACGCCGAGACGGGCGTCAACGTATCGCTGAGCAGTCGCCGATAGACGGGAACGATGTCGAAGCTGCGTGCTAACTCCAAGAATCGTTCAGGGGTCGGGAAAAATCGAGCCTTCATCGTCCTCGTTTGACTCTTCACTGAACTCGAAGCAGCATGGCGAAAAATAACATTCTTGATCTGACGTCGGATTGACCAACAAGCCAATGCCTGTTGGCAAACCATCTAACAACTGATCGCCTTCCATGACTACGGCCGGCAGGCGCTTGCCGTCGGTTACCTCTTCACAAATCATCTCCATGAAGCTTTCCACCGCAGCGTAACTGGTAAAGCAAACCACCGCCAAATCGTCATCAACTTCGGCCAGCACGACGCTAAAGTTCTCGTCCTCATCGATCTCGACTTCACCGGTTTCCAAGTCGATTTGCTGTAAGACGATAAAATCGTTGGCTCGAATCAGCGTTTCCGCCCGTTCCGCGTCGTTCTCTTCAGCCGCAGAAGCGATTTCTGCTCCCAAAACTGGATTGTCGGGGTAGTCGATTTCCGGATCATCTGCGGAACTCATATCGGTGCCGTCCATTGAGTAGCTACGGTTGCAGGTGGAGCGCAATGAGCAATCCGCTATCGCCGATTGCCACATCAGACGGGAGGATCGCTGTCACACAGCGGAAATCCTAAACGAAAACTGCCTGTCTCGACAGAGGCGTACCGAGAACCCTTGGCAAATTAAAGCCAATCCAAGCCTGGCCGGGGCTCCAGGATGGCAGTTTAGAGGTTTTCGTCAGCCGGGATTTTCACTAATCTTCCACCGCCCGAATGATCTGCCGCATCGCGCAGGGTCACGTACAGCCCTCCTTCGCCATCAAAGGCCATACAAATCGGATGCAGCAGATCGGCCAGTTTGATGGCTTTCATGCCGCTGGTGACTGTCGCGTCGGCGACAATTCGATAAAGTCCGCCTGCATCCGGCTGTGACCAGGCGGCGTCTAAGACGTACATCTGACGCCGGGCACTATACGCCACAGCCGAGATGTCCATGAGTCCGGAATCCAATTTCAGCAAAGCCTCTTTTGTGGCCGTATCGAAAAAAGCGATCAGGCTGTCCTTTTCTGTCCCAAGCTGGAACATTTGACCAAGCACCAGATAGCCATGTGGACTAACCGTAGCACCACCAGAATTGCCAACTCCCAGGGCATTGGTTGCATCGGCAAATCTGTCAAACTCAGATAATTCATCGCCGTTACGACTGGCCCGCGCGATCCATGTTTGAGCAGTATCACCGGCAGTGGCTGCGAAAACTGCGTTGGCAGTTATCGCCAAGCTAAAGAAATCGCCCGATCCATCGCTCTGATTGTCCTGTGGCAAAGTGAGTGTTGTCTTGGCCGCTTCCGCCTTCAGCGGTTCTATTGGGTCGGGCAGCGTAAAGACCTTCAACGTGGAGGCCGACTCGCCGTGGGCGCCACAACTAACGACCAACGTATTCTTACTAAGAAACGCAATGCTTAGCGGTCCACCCAGCCCAGCAATACCAGCGGGTTGCTCACGTCGAACAAACTCCGTAATCATTGGTTCGGACTTGCCGTCGACAATGCGCACGATCTGGCCGTTTCCAGAATCGGCAACCCAAACCAGTCCAGTCTCAGGTTGCAAGGCAACGCCGGTCGGGTGGAGCAACCCCTCAACTACCATGGAAATTTCTTTGCCAGAGTTCGTGCGATACTGCGGTCTGGATGCTTCGACTGCGGGGGCGGTTGTGGGCGGATCTTCAGCAAAAAGGGTTGAAGATAGGCAGGCGACCGCCGCCAGGCATAGGGTGCATGACCGTAGCGATACCGCGCGGGTTCGTATTGCATAAGTGCGAATTCCAGCCCGGGGCCTCGCCAACTTCATGTCCTGCAGATGTTCGTGAAAAATTAAGCTGGCACTCATGATCCAAATCTCTCAGTGGTTGGGTAGTTTGGCGACGTTCAACGGGGTATTAATTTCAGGCTTCACCGAACTTTGCGTTTGACGCAAAAGCACGTACACTTTAGCAGCCAAGGACATTCCGTCCCAGCCTTGGGGGTAGCTACGTTGACCAGAACGTGGGCCGCCGGGGTTTGTCAGCTCAACGAATTGGTTGGTTGACGCTCGAAATCCGCCGACTCGTAAAGCGACACGACTATGATCAAGCCTTTGCTTCGCACTATCGGTTACACCACTGTTATTGTACTGGGTTTATTGAACTGCCAAACCGGCCTGAGGGGGCAGGAATCGCCCGAAGCCGTCCAGGAGCGACTGCGGGCCGACGTGACGTTTCTGGCTGACGATGAGCGTGAGGGACGCGGCGTGGGGACCCACGGCTTGGAGGCGGCTGCACAGATGATTGCGACTCGCTTTTCTGAACTGGGACTAACCACCGATTTGTTCGCCGGATCCCCGTTTCAATCGTTTTCGATCCCCAATGGCTCTCAAGTGGCCCTACAGAGCACTCCCGACCTGCCCCCCAAGAATCGGCTCGTCTTTCAGTCGGTTCAGCCGCTGGAGCTAACGTTAAGTACCGACTGGACTCCGCTATCCCTCGGGGCTAACGGTAGTTTTTCAGGTCCGGTTGCGTTTGCCGGCTACGGCATTAGCAGTGTGGAGCATCAGTATGACGACTATGCAGGACTGGATGTTGACGGCAAGGTAGTGGTCATCATTCGCAAGCAGCCGCGATTGATGAACTCCGACAGTAGTTTCCGAAGCACTCGCAGCACGACGCGACATGCCTATTTTTCTACAAAGCTGGCCAATGCAGCGGCGCGAGGCGCGGCTGCGATCATCTTCGTCAACGATCGCGAGACGTTGCAAGACCAAGAAGCAGAGCGGTTGTTCCTGATCGATGAGGCTGGCAAGGCGCTCAGTACCACTCGAATACCGGTCATGCATGTGCTGCGAGATGCCATCGATCCTCTGATCCAGCAGTGCACCGGTCGTCCGCTGGCTGAATGGGAGCAAAAAATCGACGCCGATTCCAAGCCGGCTAGTCAATTACTTGCGGGGGTTACCGTCTCTGGCGCTGTACTGATCGAACCGCGCCAGTCGCAGGTTCACAATGTCGTGGGGTTGTTGCCTGGTTCGGGGACACTGGCTAATGAATATGTGGTTCTGGGCGCGCATTACGATCACGTTGGCATGGGCGGTCCCGGTTCGCTAGCGCCCGGCACTATCGCTGTCCACAACGGCGCAGATGATAACGCATCCGGTACAGCGGTTCTGCTGGAGGCGGCCAGGCAATTGTCGGTCAACACCTCAGTCGATCGTCGGAATATTGTGTTGATCGCCTTTGCGGCAGAAGAGCGCGGCTTGCTGGGTAGTAAGCATTACGTCCGACATCCCCGATTCCCATTGGAACAAACCAAGGCCATGGTTAATTTGGACATGGTTGGACGGATGCACGACGGTGCGTTGATCGTCTACGGTACCGGCACGGCCAGCGAATTTCCGGGTTGGGTTGAAGATCTGCGGCGTCCCTTGGACATCCAGGTTAGCCTTCAATCGGCAGGTTATGGTCCCAGCGATCATCAGAGCTTTCACGAGGTCGGTATGCCGGTCTTGCACCTGTTTACCGGCATGCACAATCAATACCATCGCCCCAGCGACGATTCGCATTTGATTGACTACCCCGGCATGGTCCGCGTGACCCAGTTTACGGTAAGCGTTATGCAGCATCTGGCGACCCATCCGGTGCCACCCACGCTGCGCGTGAACCGTTCTCAAGCCAAAATCGCTACTAATCCTGGGTGGCAGCGAGCCGTTTTAGGAATCACCATGGATTCGCGAGCCCAGAATTGCTTGGTCGCCAGCGTCAGCCTGGATAGTCCGGCGATGCAAGCTGGATTGCGCCCTGGTGACGTGATCGTCCGCATCGACGACCATGTGATCGACTCAAGTCGCGATCTGACCCGTGTCATGAGCCGCTTTCGGGCCGGTGAGGTAGTGCGGGTCGAACTCGCTCGCGAAGAAAACTTGCTGACGGTCTCGATCCAACTGGGGAGCTAAGCGACAAGGACTAGTGGCTATCGAGAAAGAAAATCCGATTGACGCGCCACTCGGCAATGTCGGCATGTTCTTGGGTGAGGTTCCGCATTAATTCGATCACAACCGGCTTGGAGGCGTCTTGATCGCTGCGCATCACCACTTGGATTCTGGTGACTTCTTTATTGTATTGAATCTCCTTAGTAGCCTGATAACGCCAGTTTGCAGTCGGGTTGTGTTGGATGTGAGTTATCACGGGATCCTGGCGAAACATCAGACTCGACAGCTTGCGCTCGCGTAGTGGATCGCGAGTTTCTTCCCCACCGCCAAATAATCCGAGCATTGCCATTTCAGGGACAACCACGCCTTCATAAGCTTCGTAGTAGTCCTGCAAGTTCATATCCGCAGGTTGGCGCTGGGCATTCGGTAGCCGCAGTTCCATGGCTTCATAGTTCTTGCCCTGAGCGACCAAGCTTAAGAATTCTGCGGCGTGGCGGCTGGCGGTCGCAGACAAATAATCGGAGTGCATGCGATTGGCCACGATGACCCAGACGGCGCTCATTAGTCCCAAGCCCAAGCACACGTTGGCCATCCACACGCCGGCATCGGCGTCCGGACGACTGAGACGATAGCTTAACACGCCACCCAGCACGATGGCCAGCAAAGACAACGGAAGCAGATATCCAGACAGCGGGACCAACAGGCTACACAGCCCAACCATCAACGAAAGCACCGCTACGTTGCTGACCGGTCGGGTGTTGAGGCTTTCCTCTTCGAATGCGCCCAATGAAAACTGAATAGTTGGAGTCGGGTTCGTCATCCGAACGGTACCTCGTTTAAGATTTGGCTGTCAGCACGCGCTGCAATTCCGGCAGGCTGGTAATGCCCGTGGCTACCGCCAACACGCCTTCTTCTTGAATCGTCAAGAAACCTTGCCTGCGAGCCACCGAAAGTACGTGACTTGGTTCAGGATTCTTGAGAATCGCTTGTCGTATTTCGTTGTTCAGAGCCAACAGCTCAAAAACGGCTGCTCGCCCAAAATAGCCACGGCCGCCACACTTGCTGCAAATCTGGATTTCGATAGGCTTGCCGTTGGCGTCGACACGCTGTTCTGGAGGCGGTGGAATGCAGGGCTGGTACAGAACCTGAATACGTCCCGGTGGCAATCCTAGCTTCTGCAGCAAAGCCGGACTTGGTTGAAACGGTTGTCTGCAGTCAACGCACAGTCGCCGCACGAGGCGCTGGTTTAGGACTCCACAGGTGATCTCCAGCATCAACTTGGCTGATTTGCGGTAATTGGCCAACAGTTTCAACAGTGCTTCGACCGCCGAGCCTGCCACAAGTCGTGTAATGGCGTAACGGTGTTCATCTTTGACCTCTTCGCAGATCAATTCGGCCAATTCCGCAGACCCTAGATCGGGCATGACCAACACATCGGGTTGTTTGAGCAGCAGGCTCTTGAGCACCGTCTGGGCGGTCTCGCCGGCGGCGGAGCTGAAGGTGTGATTGGTCACATTGATGATTTCCGGTTCATCGCTGGTCACCTCAAATACCGCATGAAAGTCGCGAATGAAGCGATCGGCTGCCTCAAGTCCCACTCGCCAAGTCGTCGGCAGCCCTTGTCCGGGAGGGCTGCTGAACAGGAACAGCGCATCGGAACTATTGATCAACTGTTTGAATCGCTCCTGCATGCCGTCGCGCATGCCCAGGTCTGTCAGTGTGTTGAGCACCGGCTTCTTGGGGGCGATGGTGATCAGCGCACGCTCGCCGGTGGCGACCCCTTGACTGGCAAAGCGAAAAATCCAGTCGATGCCTTGAAACTTCACCGGTAGCTTGCCCTTTTGTTGTGATCGGCGATCACTAGGATTCAGCAAGCACAGTGTCTTCAGTACCGCCAACATGCCATCACCATTTTCGCGGTCCAGCGGTGGTAGCTTCTCCCATACTCCGTCTACGCGGCAGCGCAGGCTGGCACCTTGGGCGGTAAAGTCCAGCAGAATTTGGTCGGCTCGATTACGAAGTGAATGAGCGACCAGCATTACTGCCACCGGATAATGTGGCATGGCGCGGCTGGAGATTAATACCCCCTGCTGTTGTTGCTTGTCCGGGGCGTCCGGTTTGAACTCGACCGGTGGCAAAGCCACCTTGGGGTCTGTGCCCGCCAAGAGCGTCGGTTCGTTGGACGCCGGCTTCTTCTTTCTGCCAAACATGCTGCGCCTTAGATGATTCCTGGAGAGCTAACTTCGATTCCTTTGAGCGCCATCTTCAGCGCGTCTTTATTAGGCGCAACGGCAAACGCGGTCGGTCGATCGATCAGTTCGTCGTCGATCAGTTGCTTTAAGCTCATCGTAAAGTCCTGCATGCCTTCGGCCGCGCCGATGCGAATTGCGTCAGGCAGTTTCGAATCTTTGCCTTCCAGCACCAATTTCTGAATCATGGGTGTGAAGGTCATGATTTCGACAGTCGGTACTCGACCGACACCAGGCTTGATCGACTTGAGCAGCTTTTGTGCCACGATGCCTTTCATGTTAAATGCAATTGCTGAGCGGATGGCACCGTGCATCTCTTCAGGGAATAAGTCCAGAATACGACCGATCGTGGTTGGTGCGCTGGATGCGTGAATGGTTCCAAATACCAGGTGGCCGGTTTCGGCAGCATGGATGGCCGTCATGAACGTCTCTTGATCGCGCATCTCGCCCACCAGGATAATATCTGGGTCTTCGCGGACGGCGTGCTTCATGCCAATCTCAAAATCCCTGACGTCCTGGCCAATTTCGCGCTGATTGATCAGGCATTTATCCTCCGTGAACACGAATTCGATGGGGT
Protein-coding regions in this window:
- a CDS encoding M20/M25/M40 family metallo-hydrolase, which gives rise to MIKPLLRTIGYTTVIVLGLLNCQTGLRGQESPEAVQERLRADVTFLADDEREGRGVGTHGLEAAAQMIATRFSELGLTTDLFAGSPFQSFSIPNGSQVALQSTPDLPPKNRLVFQSVQPLELTLSTDWTPLSLGANGSFSGPVAFAGYGISSVEHQYDDYAGLDVDGKVVVIIRKQPRLMNSDSSFRSTRSTTRHAYFSTKLANAAARGAAAIIFVNDRETLQDQEAERLFLIDEAGKALSTTRIPVMHVLRDAIDPLIQQCTGRPLAEWEQKIDADSKPASQLLAGVTVSGAVLIEPRQSQVHNVVGLLPGSGTLANEYVVLGAHYDHVGMGGPGSLAPGTIAVHNGADDNASGTAVLLEAARQLSVNTSVDRRNIVLIAFAAEERGLLGSKHYVRHPRFPLEQTKAMVNLDMVGRMHDGALIVYGTGTASEFPGWVEDLRRPLDIQVSLQSAGYGPSDHQSFHEVGMPVLHLFTGMHNQYHRPSDDSHLIDYPGMVRVTQFTVSVMQHLATHPVPPTLRVNRSQAKIATNPGWQRAVLGITMDSRAQNCLVASVSLDSPAMQAGLRPGDVIVRIDDHVIDSSRDLTRVMSRFRAGEVVRVELAREENLLTVSIQLGS
- a CDS encoding PilT/PilU family type 4a pilus ATPase translates to MDRLIGSLLKKREALEVDKFFRALVKLKGSDLHMKVGNPPIVRVNGTLKPLNHPAIENEEMVRLLVPMLDDRNRKIFEQDGGADFAYVVEVDGIHWRFRVNMLKQLGQIGLVARRVNNQIPPFAGLYLPPSIEHLCHHDQGMVLLAGVTGSGKSTTIGSILNYINSIYSKHILTLEDPIEFVFTEDKCLINQREIGQDVRDFEIGMKHAVREDPDIILVGEMRDQETFMTAIHAAETGHLVFGTIHASSAPTTIGRILDLFPEEMHGAIRSAIAFNMKGIVAQKLLKSIKPGVGRVPTVEIMTFTPMIQKLVLEGKDSKLPDAIRIGAAEGMQDFTMSLKQLIDDELIDRPTAFAVAPNKDALKMALKGIEVSSPGII
- the trpE gene encoding anthranilate synthase component I is translated as MVCQQALACWSIRRQIKNVIFRHAASSSVKSQTRTMKARFFPTPERFLELARSFDIVPVYRRLLSDTLTPVSAFQLLEPDSPSAILLESVIGGEKVGRYSLVAVAPYQRISASGNILTIQRGQTVTEEQVADPLQALWETVSGKRTARLPELPPLTGGAFGYASYDVVRYVENLPNPPTDDRGLPDLDFSLFDDLVIFDHVTKSLFVVAYVRLSEFKDVADALADGAYRVDELCKRMERPLPPSPLEDFEMDSCMQLTPTSNFTQPEFELAVGKCVEYIRAGDIFQVVIGQRLELPQLCDPFEVYRTLRVVNPSPFMFYVRTPAVTLVGSSPEVMCRVMDGVTTVRPLAGTRRRGKDDREDAELAAELLADPKERAEHVMLVDLGRNDIGRVAQYGSVELSDVMVVERYSHVMHISSNVQGRLRPELTAMDALKACLPAGTVSGAPKVRAMEIIDEIEPHRRGPYAGAVGHLDYNGNMDTCIALRTIVFCNNKIYIQAGAGIVADSVPSAEYQETLNKAGAMLHAIQITVGRSEDRRHEAVTEDQQPARRAAN
- the tadA gene encoding Flp pilus assembly complex ATPase component TadA, yielding MFGRKKKPASNEPTLLAGTDPKVALPPVEFKPDAPDKQQQQGVLISSRAMPHYPVAVMLVAHSLRNRADQILLDFTAQGASLRCRVDGVWEKLPPLDRENGDGMLAVLKTLCLLNPSDRRSQQKGKLPVKFQGIDWIFRFASQGVATGERALITIAPKKPVLNTLTDLGMRDGMQERFKQLINSSDALFLFSSPPGQGLPTTWRVGLEAADRFIRDFHAVFEVTSDEPEIINVTNHTFSSAAGETAQTVLKSLLLKQPDVLVMPDLGSAELAELICEEVKDEHRYAITRLVAGSAVEALLKLLANYRKSAKLMLEITCGVLNQRLVRRLCVDCRQPFQPSPALLQKLGLPPGRIQVLYQPCIPPPPEQRVDANGKPIEIQICSKCGGRGYFGRAAVFELLALNNEIRQAILKNPEPSHVLSVARRQGFLTIQEEGVLAVATGITSLPELQRVLTAKS
- a CDS encoding undecaprenyl-phosphate glucose phosphotransferase gives rise to the protein MTNFRIKQSQSPLRAVLRVCDAITIAVSLYASQWLAGQPTSQSTAAAIAIAIVIYLLVSEFSAAVSTSTERTPNSELLKTAFNWSFTVLCLSLVAFFTRHGEYFARSSILSWIALTGASLGLVNILLRLATDMFFSAAWSRRRCAVAGLNELGWQLLQNSQANPECGLDVVAFYDDRIKSRHQLGDEVVNLYRGKLEELVAEAKAGRLDTVFVTLPMRAESRIRWLLDELADTTSSVYIVPDFFVFELLHSRWNSIGGLPAVSVFESPLYGVDGLVKRLFDIAAASAALVALLPVFVVCGLLVKRSSPGPVFFRQLRYGLDGKKIWVWKFRTMRTCENGAEVRQATKGDPRITAIGAVLRRTSLDELPQLLNVIEGSMSLVGPRPHASAHNEHYRKLIRGYMLRHKVKPGITGLAQVQGCRGETETLDKMQKRIEFDHKYIQHWSLWMDVKILLRTCLVVFRQENAY